In a single window of the Renibacterium salmoninarum ATCC 33209 genome:
- the argC gene encoding N-acetyl-gamma-glutamyl-phosphate reductase, whose amino-acid sequence MKISVAVSGASGYAGGEVLRLLANHPQVQIGAITAHSNAGSRLGELQPHLYSLADRLLEENSVANLAGHDVVFLALPHGASGEIAAQLPAETLVIDAGADHRLVYAGAWQEFYHSEHAGTWPYGLPELPIAHGRRQREELRTTKRIAVPGCYPTSALLALAPGFAAGALLADDVVIVSASGTSGAGKAAKTNLLGSEVIGSMAPYGVGGVHRHTPEIEQGLSSVAGEQVTVSFTPTLAPMSRGILTTATAKVAPQLLKETSAAQLRQIWVDAYEDEEFIHVLPEGQWPATQSVLGSNHVGIQVALDERTGRVIVCSVIDNLTKGTAGAAVQSMNIALGLEENLGLKQLGVAP is encoded by the coding sequence ATGAAGATTTCAGTTGCGGTCTCCGGTGCGAGCGGATACGCCGGTGGCGAGGTGCTGCGCTTATTGGCAAACCACCCCCAAGTCCAGATTGGCGCAATTACTGCGCATAGCAACGCTGGTTCCAGACTAGGCGAGTTGCAACCGCATTTATACAGCTTGGCGGACCGACTTCTTGAAGAAAATTCGGTAGCGAACCTTGCTGGCCACGATGTGGTCTTCTTGGCTTTGCCACACGGTGCTTCCGGCGAAATTGCTGCCCAGCTGCCAGCTGAAACACTAGTGATCGACGCCGGCGCGGACCATCGGCTAGTCTATGCCGGTGCCTGGCAAGAGTTCTACCACTCCGAGCACGCCGGGACCTGGCCCTACGGCCTGCCGGAGCTGCCAATAGCTCATGGCCGGAGGCAACGCGAGGAGTTGCGCACTACTAAGCGGATCGCGGTGCCGGGCTGCTACCCGACCAGTGCCTTGCTGGCCCTTGCGCCAGGCTTCGCGGCTGGCGCTTTACTGGCGGACGACGTCGTCATCGTCTCGGCATCGGGCACCTCGGGGGCGGGTAAAGCGGCGAAGACCAACCTGCTTGGTTCAGAAGTCATCGGCTCGATGGCTCCCTATGGCGTAGGCGGCGTGCATCGGCACACTCCCGAGATTGAGCAGGGTCTCAGCAGTGTGGCCGGTGAGCAGGTAACCGTTTCCTTTACCCCGACGCTTGCCCCGATGAGCCGAGGCATTCTGACTACGGCAACCGCGAAAGTCGCGCCACAGTTATTGAAAGAAACATCAGCGGCCCAACTACGCCAGATCTGGGTAGACGCGTATGAGGACGAAGAATTTATCCACGTTTTGCCCGAAGGTCAATGGCCAGCCACTCAGTCAGTGTTGGGCTCGAATCACGTCGGAATCCAAGTAGCGCTCGACGAGCGAACTGGCCGGGTGATAGTTTGCTCGGTCATTGACAATCTGACCAAGGGCACTGCCGGTGCTGCCGTGCAATCAATGAACATCGCGCTGGGACTCGAAGAGAATCTTGGCTTGAAGCAGCTAGGAGTGGCACCGTGA
- the argJ gene encoding bifunctional glutamate N-acetyltransferase/amino-acid acetyltransferase ArgJ: MSTGITVAKGFRAAGVAAGLKSTGKPDVALVVNDGPMTNAAAVFTSNRVAAAPVYWSRQVVGDGRADAVVLNSGGANACTGAQGFQNTHATAEHVAELLAISAADVLVCSTGLIGEQLPMPKLLAGVDAAAAQLTLDGGHNAAQAIMTTDTISKEAVHQSEAGWSLGGMAKGAGMLAPALATMLVVLTTDAVLDSAELDSALRAACKLSFDRADSDGCMSTNDTVILLASGASGVKPELADFQEQLTVACTVLAQALIGDAEGASHDIAIRTFNAASEDQAVLVAKAVARSNLFKTAIFGNDPNWGRVLSAVGTVPEEQATFDPNQLNVSINGVQICRAGGIGDSRDLVDLSPRAVLVEIDLNAGSAEATVWTNDLTHDYVHENSAYSS; encoded by the coding sequence GTGAGCACAGGCATCACCGTGGCGAAAGGATTCCGGGCCGCCGGCGTCGCCGCAGGACTCAAATCTACCGGAAAACCAGATGTAGCCTTGGTGGTCAACGATGGACCGATGACGAATGCCGCGGCAGTGTTTACGAGCAATCGGGTTGCGGCTGCACCGGTCTACTGGTCACGACAAGTAGTTGGTGACGGCCGGGCGGACGCCGTGGTGCTCAACTCCGGCGGAGCGAACGCTTGCACCGGTGCCCAAGGCTTTCAGAACACGCACGCCACCGCCGAGCACGTGGCGGAGCTTCTGGCAATTTCAGCCGCTGATGTGCTGGTCTGTTCCACTGGACTGATTGGCGAGCAATTGCCGATGCCCAAGCTGTTGGCGGGTGTCGATGCGGCAGCTGCGCAGCTGACGCTCGACGGCGGGCATAATGCAGCGCAGGCGATTATGACCACCGACACGATCAGCAAAGAAGCGGTCCATCAATCCGAAGCAGGTTGGAGCTTGGGCGGAATGGCTAAGGGTGCCGGCATGTTAGCGCCAGCCCTGGCAACAATGCTCGTGGTGCTCACGACCGATGCGGTGCTTGACTCAGCCGAGTTAGATTCCGCACTACGTGCCGCTTGCAAACTCAGTTTTGATCGTGCGGATTCAGATGGTTGCATGTCCACCAACGACACGGTAATCCTGCTCGCTTCCGGGGCCAGCGGTGTTAAGCCGGAACTGGCTGACTTCCAAGAACAGCTCACCGTTGCCTGCACCGTCTTGGCGCAAGCGCTGATTGGCGATGCCGAGGGGGCCAGCCACGATATTGCGATCCGTACTTTCAACGCGGCATCGGAAGATCAGGCAGTCCTGGTCGCCAAAGCAGTAGCTCGCTCGAATCTGTTCAAAACCGCGATCTTCGGCAATGACCCCAACTGGGGCCGGGTACTTTCCGCTGTTGGCACGGTGCCCGAAGAGCAAGCAACCTTTGATCCCAATCAACTCAATGTTTCGATCAACGGGGTGCAGATTTGCCGCGCTGGCGGGATCGGCGATTCCCGCGACCTGGTCGACTTGAGTCCGCGCGCGGTTTTGGTAGAAATCGATCTGAACGCGGGCAGTGCTGAAGCCACCGTCTGGACCAACGACCTCACCCACGATTACGTCCACGAGAACAG